From one Synechocystis sp. PCC 6803 substr. PCC-P genomic stretch:
- a CDS encoding bifunctional diguanylate cyclase/phosphodiesterase, producing the protein MFIFPRFPRSLSENGFSQHGTAPPVVPEESNSSSDRKQYIKWALTKAVTEGGFRLDFQPQWDGQGINLVGVEALVRWQDPKLGNVPPAEFIPIAEETGLVTAIGEWVLDTACRQYKIWQAQGVPAFLLGVNLSLQQLQKADFAETVRCILEETNMPAAQLQLEMTEGLIFRDLQHTIGVLRDLQRLGVHLAIDDFGTGYSSLSVLKELPVHTLKIDKSFLEDLETHQKAEVIIESIINLGQRLQLVVVAEGVETEGQLHLLQSLRCDVLQGFFFSCPLSEDKMTHYLHHCCSAKTLSRAIASY; encoded by the coding sequence ATGTTTATATTTCCACGCTTTCCCCGGTCCCTATCTGAGAATGGTTTTTCTCAGCATGGGACTGCCCCTCCCGTCGTCCCAGAGGAGAGCAATAGTTCTTCGGATCGTAAGCAATATATTAAGTGGGCCCTAACTAAAGCGGTTACTGAGGGTGGATTCAGGCTTGATTTTCAACCCCAATGGGATGGGCAGGGAATTAATTTGGTGGGGGTAGAGGCCCTAGTCCGTTGGCAAGATCCCAAGTTGGGCAATGTGCCTCCCGCAGAATTCATTCCCATAGCTGAGGAAACGGGACTGGTGACAGCCATTGGGGAGTGGGTGTTGGACACGGCTTGTCGTCAATATAAAATTTGGCAAGCCCAGGGGGTACCGGCCTTTTTGTTGGGCGTGAATTTGTCCTTGCAACAGTTGCAAAAAGCTGACTTTGCCGAGACAGTCCGGTGCATTCTGGAGGAAACGAACATGCCCGCAGCCCAACTGCAGTTGGAGATGACCGAAGGATTAATTTTTCGAGATTTGCAGCACACTATTGGGGTGCTCCGGGATCTCCAACGACTGGGAGTGCATTTGGCGATCGACGATTTTGGCACTGGTTACTCTTCCCTGTCCGTGCTGAAGGAACTTCCTGTCCACACGCTAAAAATTGACAAATCTTTTTTAGAGGATCTGGAGACGCACCAAAAGGCGGAAGTTATTATCGAAAGCATTATCAACCTCGGTCAGCGTTTACAGTTGGTGGTGGTGGCGGAGGGCGTAGAAACGGAAGGCCAACTCCATTTACTGCAATCTTTACGGTGTGATGTACTCCAGGGTTTTTTCTTCAGTTGTCCCTTAAGTGAAGACAAGATGACCCACTATCTCCACC